GGCAGATTTCATAAAAACATATGGAGAAAAGTTTACAAGAGATACAGGAATATTAGTTGAAGTACAACAGGTAAACTTTGGAGATATAAAATCAAAATTCTTAACAGCAGCACAGGCAGGAGAAGGTCCAGACATTATTATAGGGGCTCATGACTGGGTTGGAGAATTAGCAGCAAATGGACTTATTGATTCAATTCCATTTTCAGCAATAGAAACAGATAAATTTGCAAAATCAGGACTAGATGCGTTCACAGTAAATGGAAAATTATATGGTGTTCCATATGCAATTGAAGCAGTTGCATTATTATACAATAAAGATTATGTTGAAGAACCACCAAAAACAATAGAAGAATTAAAAGAATTAGCAGCAGAATATACAACAGATGAAACATTAGGATTAGTATATGATGCAGGTAACTTCTATTTCTCATATGGATTTATAGCAGGAAATGGTGGATATGTATTTAAATGGACAAAAGAAAATGGATATGACACAACAGATATAGGGCTTGCAAATGAAGGTGCAGTTAAAGGGGCAGAATTAATAAAATCATTCTTTGATGAAGGATTAATTCCACAGGGTGCAAATTATGGAACAATGGATTCAATGTTTAAAGATGGTTTAGCAGCAATGATAATCAATGGACCATGGGCAGTAAAAGATTATATAAATGCTGGTATTGATTTTGGAGTATTACCATTAACAGAATTAGAATTATCAGATGGACATTATGGAAAACCATTTGTTGGAGTACAGGGATTAATGATAAATGCAAGAAGCGAAAACAAAGCATTGGCAAAAGAATTTGTAATTAATTATCTTGCAACAAAAGAAGGAGTATATCAGTTCTATCTTGCAGATCCAAGATTACCAGCAAGAACAGATGTAGCAGCAATAATCGAAGAAAAAGGTGGACCAGTTCCAAAAGAAATAGTAGATGGATTTGTAAAGAGTGCAGCTGGCGGAGAACCAATGCCAAATGTTCCGGAAATGGGTGCAGTATGGGGACCAATGGGTGATGCTTTAAGCCAGATTATCAATGGTCAGGCAGAACCTGCACAGGCATTAAAAGAAGCAGTTGAAAAGATAAAAACAGCATTAAATAAGTAATAAATATATAAAAAATAATCGGGCGGTTAAAACCGTCCGATTATTTTATTTTAAGTCCATCAAAAGCAGTTATAATACCTTTAGTTGAGTATAATTTTTCTAATTCTGAGTGAATTGGATTGTGAAGATGAGAAAAATGTGTAGCGATAACTTTACTGTTATTATCGATAATTCCCATTTTTTCAAAAAAATCTTTTGTTGAAATAACTTCTTCAAAATCCATATGGAATTGATATTTTTTGTTAATTCCCATTGTGGCATCAAGAATAACTTTATTTATAATCTTTCCATTTAATTTTTCTTTTATAAATTCTATTGTTTCCGGGAGAAAAATGCCTGTATCCACTCCGTATAATAGCCAGTCATTATCTTTTTCAATAAGGAAGTTTAAAGGTGTTTCACCGTATTCTGAAGTGTGATTTGCTTTTAATGTATATACTATATATCCATTTATATGTAGTGTAATAAAAGGTTCTACTGACATAAGACTGATTTTATGTAATTCGGTTCTTTCTTTTATTATTGAACCCAATTTGTTTGGAACAATTAAATCAACATGATCTAATTGATCGAACGTTCCGGAAAAAACAGGATTTCTGTAATCGAGGTTTTTTATGAATAAATGATCTGAATGACCATGAGTTATAAGTATATGTTTTACCTTTGTTAAATCCTTTCCAAATCTATTTGCAGAAGCTACTATATCAGGTCCAAAATCAATTAATAGATTATCATCGATTAAAACACTTGAACGTAGTCTAATGCTTTTTTTACCTTCTTCACGTGCTTTCTGGCAGTTTTCACAGGAACAAAATGGATTTGGATATCCTTCTGAAGCGGCTGTTCCAAGAAATAAAATTTCCATACCTTTTCCCCCTCAAATAGTTGATTTTTCTTAATTATATCATATTTTTATTTTTATTGTAAAATTATGATAAAATATAAATGTGCTAAATAAAAGTATTTTTTGGAGGTGCAAAAATGAAACTTGCTATAATAAGCGATACACATGGTTCTTTGTTTTATTTTGAAAAGGCGTATAAGTATTTAAAAGAAGCAGATAGAGTTATCCATCTTGGTGATTATTTATATCATGGACCAAGAAATCCTTTGCCTGAAGGTTATAATCCTATGGAATTATCTAAAAAATTAAATGAATTTAAAAGAAAAACGTTTATTACAGGTAATTGTGATTCTCAAATAGATATGAAATTATTAAATATACCTGAACCGGTTCCATATGCTGTGGAAAGTTATGGCTCATTTAATTTTTTCTTCACACATGGCTGGAATCCTACAATTGAGGATGCAGAAAATCTTGCTAAAAAATATAAATGCCAATTTTTAATACATGGACATACGCATATTCCTAAATTTGAAGAAAAAGAAGATATAACAATTATTAATCCGGGAAGTGTTTCTTTGCCAAAGAATAATACTCCACATAGTATTTTAATAGTTGAAATAAATGACTCAATAAAATTCGAATTTATAGATATAATTAAAGATGAAAAATATGAATTAAAATAAAAACAACACCCCTGAAAATCAGGGGTGTTGTTTTAATAAAGGGGGTAATGTAATTTTATCTATTAATCAATACTAATTTCTTTGAACTTTTTAACCTTTTCTGGAAGTTTAGGAATTTCAATCTTTAAAACACCATCTTTAAAGTGAGCCTTTATTTTTTCATAGTCTATGTAATCTGGAAGTTTTATAGCTCTTTCAAATTTTCCAAAGAATCTTTCTCTTCTTAAGTAATTTTTGCCTTTTTCTTCTTTTGTGTCTTTCTTTTCTGCTGAAATTGTTAATATGTCATCATCTAATTTTATGTTGATTTCTTTCTTGTCATATCCTGGAACATCTGCTTCAATTACTATTTCTTTTTCTGTTTCGTAAATGTCTAATTTTGGCATTGCTACAGGCATTACAGGTCTTTCTAATGTATCTAATGTTCCAAAATCATCGAATAATCTTTCAATTTCTCTTCTTAATGTTTCAAATGGTTCAAAGAAGTTTCTGTTTTCATATCTTCTGATTTCGCTCATATTATCCCCTCCTTTTTCATTTTTTTCTTTTTCATCGACTTCCACTATATATGACGATAAATTTTTTTGTAGGTTCAAAGGTTCAAAATTAATTTCAGAATTTTTATAATAATTTATATATAGCTATTTTTATTTTATTAAATATAATCATTACTAAATTTTATAGCAATCGTTACTATTAATTGATAAAAAGAGGGGGATGGAAAAAATAAAAGCTTGTTCAGGTGACTTGAGTGCTGATCTTCGAAAATTCTCTTTGAAAGTAGAAAAATAATATTCACTCAGACGGCAAGAATTTCTGATCCTTGCTCCATTTGAAAATTCGGGTATTCTCTAAAAAGTCAAGATATAAATTTTAAAAGTATGTTAAAATTTTTCTTTGATAATCTTAGAAAATTACCCCCTTTTACAGCTTTTGATGCTGTAATGAGTTTATTGGTATTTTACATTTTTTCTTTGATTTAATTTAATATATATGATTTGATATTATTCTCTAGAAATTTTATTATGCAGTTTTTAGATTTAAGTATTCGTAGTTAAATGTCGTTTTATTTTTCCACAATGTATATACCAGTTCAATTAGTTTTCTTGTTATTGCTGTTAGTGCTACTTTTCTTGGTTTTCCTCTTTCTATTAGCGATTCATATTTCGCCTTGTATTGTGGAATAGATTTTATTATTCTTTCTGCCCACAGTGAGAATATGCGTCTTAAATGACTGTTTCCTTTTTTAGATATTCTTTTGTTTTTTCTATATTTTCCAGATTGCGATATTGTTGGATCAAATCCTATATATGAAACAAGATGTCTTTTGGTTTTAAATCTTGATATATCTCCTATTTCTGATATTATTGTATATGGAGTTACTAACTCACCTGAATCTGGGATTGACATTATCGCTCTATACGCTTGATAATATTCGTTTTCAGTAATATTTTTATCTTTTCTATTTTGATTATTATTGCTTTCATGATTATCATAATCGCGTTCATTTTTATGTTTATTATTTTTCTCGTTGGAATCATTATCTTTGAAGTTTCCAATTAATTCATTTGCAATTCTTTGTATTTCTTCTTCCAGTAATTCAAGTTGTTCTTTATAATCTTTTATTAAAATTATTTTTGATTTAATCAATATTGCTGATGAGTCATGTCTAATTCCTATTGAAATTTTTAAATCGTTTATTACTTTTAATGCTTTTTCTTTATTCCAATTTTTAAATGAAGCAAGTAAATTAGTTGCTTTTCTTCTATGTTTCATTATTGAATTTAAAGTTGGATATCTTGATAATAATTTTAGTAAGACTGGTGAATCCATCTTAGAAAAATGATTTAACAATTCAGGCATATACTTTTTTAAGTCATTCTTTAATTGTGTTTTTAATGAACCAAGATTTTTAGCAATACTTTCTCTTGCTCTAAGTAAATTTCTCAATTCTAAAACCAAATCCTCAGGTTCAGATGATTTTATTACATAATCTTTTAGTATATATACAGCTTTAGCAATATTTTTTGAATCAATCTTATCAGTCTTTGAATGACTAAAAGATTTCATGAAGTTTTTAAGTGAATATGGATGTAAAACCAAAACTTGAATACCTTTTTTGTTTAAGAATTGTTTTAGTGCAACATGATAAGTTCCTGTTGATTCCATTGCAATCATATACTCGTCATCAATACCTTTAATCAAATCAAAGAATTCATTAAAACCATCATATGATTGTTTGAAAACATAGTGTTTAAACTTTTCACCATCAAATATGGCAACATCAAATTTAGTTGATGAAATGTCAATTCCAACAGTAATCATACAGAATACCTCCTTTTGCCATACGGCCGTGATTGATACAAGCTTAACGCTTAATTCTCTAAACCATGCTAAAAGGAGTGGATAATTACCCAGCCTCAAGCTTTTTAGCTTAGCCGCTCAGACTATCTTTCTCCGTATGATTGTTATTTGTTTTCAAAGAGCTATTTGTACTATTTTTCTATTTATATTTTACAACTTTAAAATCAAAAATATTATTATGTTCTTTGACATTTTTTATAATTAATTTTTATTAATATTATTTTCTATTTTTATTATATACGGCACGCTCAGACACTTCGTCCATGAAGTGCTTCGCTTTCCAAAACGTCCTGTTTTTCCAACCCGAATTTTCTGCATTACGCTTCGGGAAATTCTTAGTCTTCGTTCATATTATTTTTCTACTTTCTTTTACATAATCAGGCACTCTGCGAGCCTTCACTCGCTTTTATTTTTTCCAACTGTTTAATACCTGCTTCTAAAACCTTTTACCTTCGCTCATATTATTATATCTATTTTCTTATTATATTTTATTATATAAGTAGAATAAAAAGAAAACTGAATAAAAAGATGAACGAATGCTCGAAGATTGCCTGAAAAAAACTGCGAATGAAGAGGGACAAAAAAACAGGATGTTTTTTTGAGCGAAGCTTCCCCAGGGAAGGGGAATCTGAGCGACCCCGCGTATATGAGTAGTTTTTGAGGATTAGCAATCGAGTCGCATGAGAGAATCTTTTTATGAAGTTTTCTAAATAGATAGTTTTAAAGAATTTTTGTTTTTTTCAATGTTTTTCTGGTAGCAGTATGGTATAATAAAAGAAAAGTTATCTTTTATTATTCAGGGGGTGAGTAAATGGAGGAAAGTATTATTGCTACAATAACAAACATGGCTCCAGAAGCATTGAATTCATTATATACATATGCCGATTCATGGTATATAATTCTGGGAGTTTCTCTGCTTTCTATTTTATTTTATAAAAAGGTTTCAAAGTTGATTTTCTTTATTATTGGATTTTTGAGCAGTTATTTATTTATAATACCATTTATTATTGATTGGGAATATTCAAAACAATTTCTCGAATATATTAAGGGAAATGAAGGAATAGCTTATTTAATTTTTTCTATAATTATTGGATTATTAACATATGGTTTTTTTAAGTCTTCTGTTCAAATTGCCGGTTTTGTTTTGGGTGGAATGATAGGTTATGGATTATATGATTTTATCAGTACTTCTTTTCCCGGACTAATGGATAAATTGGATTTTTTAAAATCTGTAAAACCTGAATATATTCCTTGGGGATTTTCAATCATTTTTGGATTAATTGTTTCCATTTTATTATTTAAGAGTTTTGATAAAATAATTTCTTATTTAACCTTGATTATTTTTTCAGGTATAGCATCGTTTTTTAGTGTTTATTTTTTTGAAGAAATTCTAACTTTGAAAATAGGAACCAATGAAATATTAAAAAGAAATTCTAATTTAAGCCTTCAGGAAAGTTATTGGATTATAGGATTATTTGTGGTATATATTTTAATTGGAATTAAGTTCAATTCAAAAAAGATGAAGGAGTGAATTAAATGTATATTATTGGTATAGCAGGAGGGACCGGTTCAGGAAAGACAACAGTAGCATATAAAATGAGGGAAATTCTTGGAACCGAAAATTGCGAGATATTGCCTATGGATAATTATTATAGGGATTTAAGCCATGAGACTTTGGAGGAAAGAAAAAAGCATAATTATGATCATCCAAGTATGATAGAAAATGAATTAATGTTTGAACATTTAAATATGCTGAAAGAAAATAAAGTTATCGATTTACCTGAATATGATTTTTCTCAATTTACCCGTGTGGGATCTGTGAAGTTTGAACCAAAACCAATAATAATAGTTGAAGGTATTTTTGCCCTGTATTACGAAGAATTAAGAAAAATGTATGATCTTGCTATATATGTTGATACAGAAAACGATATAAGGTTTATTAGAAGGCTTGAAAGGGATATAAAAGAAAGAGGAAGAGATTTGGATTCTGTAATTAAGCAATATACAAATACAGTTAAACCAATGCATGATGCATATGTAGAACCCACTAAAAAGTATGCAGATATTATAATTCCCGAAGGTGGATTTAATGAAAAAGCAATTCAGGTTGTTGTAAATTATATATTTAGAAAAATGTTATAACTGTAAAAATAGCCCGAATTTTTT
This is a stretch of genomic DNA from Marinitoga piezophila KA3. It encodes these proteins:
- a CDS encoding IS110 family transposase, translating into MITVGIDISSTKFDVAIFDGEKFKHYVFKQSYDGFNEFFDLIKGIDDEYMIAMESTGTYHVALKQFLNKKGIQVLVLHPYSLKNFMKSFSHSKTDKIDSKNIAKAVYILKDYVIKSSEPEDLVLELRNLLRARESIAKNLGSLKTQLKNDLKKYMPELLNHFSKMDSPVLLKLLSRYPTLNSIMKHRRKATNLLASFKNWNKEKALKVINDLKISIGIRHDSSAILIKSKIILIKDYKEQLELLEEEIQRIANELIGNFKDNDSNEKNNKHKNERDYDNHESNNNQNRKDKNITENEYYQAYRAIMSIPDSGELVTPYTIISEIGDISRFKTKRHLVSYIGFDPTISQSGKYRKNKRISKKGNSHLRRIFSLWAERIIKSIPQYKAKYESLIERGKPRKVALTAITRKLIELVYTLWKNKTTFNYEYLNLKTA
- the yfcE gene encoding phosphodiesterase; the protein is MKLAIISDTHGSLFYFEKAYKYLKEADRVIHLGDYLYHGPRNPLPEGYNPMELSKKLNEFKRKTFITGNCDSQIDMKLLNIPEPVPYAVESYGSFNFFFTHGWNPTIEDAENLAKKYKCQFLIHGHTHIPKFEEKEDITIINPGSVSLPKNNTPHSILIVEINDSIKFEFIDIIKDEKYELK
- a CDS encoding MBL fold metallo-hydrolase, which translates into the protein MEILFLGTAASEGYPNPFCSCENCQKAREEGKKSIRLRSSVLIDDNLLIDFGPDIVASANRFGKDLTKVKHILITHGHSDHLFIKNLDYRNPVFSGTFDQLDHVDLIVPNKLGSIIKERTELHKISLMSVEPFITLHINGYIVYTLKANHTSEYGETPLNFLIEKDNDWLLYGVDTGIFLPETIEFIKEKLNGKIINKVILDATMGINKKYQFHMDFEEVISTKDFFEKMGIIDNNSKVIATHFSHLHNPIHSELEKLYSTKGIITAFDGLKIK
- the udk gene encoding uridine kinase; amino-acid sequence: MYIIGIAGGTGSGKTTVAYKMREILGTENCEILPMDNYYRDLSHETLEERKKHNYDHPSMIENELMFEHLNMLKENKVIDLPEYDFSQFTRVGSVKFEPKPIIIVEGIFALYYEELRKMYDLAIYVDTENDIRFIRRLERDIKERGRDLDSVIKQYTNTVKPMHDAYVEPTKKYADIIIPEGGFNEKAIQVVVNYIFRKML
- the malE gene encoding maltose/maltodextrin ABC transporter substrate-binding protein MalE; protein product: MKKFGIILLLVIFAITSFAASNKIVIWCSEKQADFIKTYGEKFTRDTGILVEVQQVNFGDIKSKFLTAAQAGEGPDIIIGAHDWVGELAANGLIDSIPFSAIETDKFAKSGLDAFTVNGKLYGVPYAIEAVALLYNKDYVEEPPKTIEELKELAAEYTTDETLGLVYDAGNFYFSYGFIAGNGGYVFKWTKENGYDTTDIGLANEGAVKGAELIKSFFDEGLIPQGANYGTMDSMFKDGLAAMIINGPWAVKDYINAGIDFGVLPLTELELSDGHYGKPFVGVQGLMINARSENKALAKEFVINYLATKEGVYQFYLADPRLPARTDVAAIIEEKGGPVPKEIVDGFVKSAAGGEPMPNVPEMGAVWGPMGDALSQIINGQAEPAQALKEAVEKIKTALNK
- a CDS encoding Hsp20/alpha crystallin family protein produces the protein MSEIRRYENRNFFEPFETLRREIERLFDDFGTLDTLERPVMPVAMPKLDIYETEKEIVIEADVPGYDKKEINIKLDDDILTISAEKKDTKEEKGKNYLRRERFFGKFERAIKLPDYIDYEKIKAHFKDGVLKIEIPKLPEKVKKFKEISID